A section of the Oscillospiraceae bacterium genome encodes:
- a CDS encoding DUF3791 domain-containing protein, translating to MNGDMLLFAVFCIEGIAGYLKMDGKESFELLTGNGNILDTYILEYYDVLHTQGKEYIVEELVGLMKKEGSIQ from the coding sequence ATGAACGGTGATATGCTGCTCTTCGCTGTGTTTTGTATTGAGGGTATCGCGGGATATTTGAAGATGGATGGAAAAGAGTCTTTTGAGTTATTGACCGGAAATGGCAACATCCTTGACACGTATATACTTGAATATTATGATGTGCTTCACACACAAGGAAAGGAGTATATCGTTGAGGAGTTGGTAGGTCTGATGAAGAAGGAAGGATCGATTCAATGA
- a CDS encoding DUF3990 domain-containing protein encodes MILYHGSYVAIEKPDVWHSRKKLDFGRGFYTTPYREQVIKWTARFLRRYGQRVISSYEVDEVKIREDMRVLEFPTYSEEWLDFVTLCRMGVGKNDGFDLLIGSVANDKVFDALEIYFSGYSDKYTAIERLRFEEPNLQYCFTNQNIIDIYLHFIKSEVIV; translated from the coding sequence ATGATTCTATATCATGGCTCATATGTCGCAATTGAAAAGCCGGATGTATGGCATTCCCGCAAAAAACTCGACTTTGGCAGAGGATTTTATACTACGCCATATCGAGAACAAGTCATCAAATGGACGGCCCGATTCCTGCGTCGATATGGACAGAGAGTGATTTCATCCTATGAGGTCGATGAAGTAAAAATACGAGAAGACATGCGTGTACTTGAATTTCCTACATACAGCGAAGAATGGCTTGATTTTGTCACACTTTGTCGAATGGGTGTGGGAAAGAATGATGGCTTTGATTTGCTCATAGGAAGTGTTGCCAACGATAAAGTGTTTGATGCATTGGAAATATATTTCAGCGGATATTCCGACAAATATACTGCAATCGAAAGGTTGCGTTTTGAAGAACCAAATTTGCAGTATTGTTTTACAAATCAAAATATAATCGATATATATCTTCACTTCATAAAAAGTGAGGTGATAGTATGA
- a CDS encoding DUF3791 domain-containing protein has translation MRINRLLLQHKYVRVIQLFAAQTGLPLREALEYFYLSETHYEMEHGISDMHCRSDGYLAEELQLEMNRSKQK, from the coding sequence ATGAGAATCAATCGATTGTTATTGCAACACAAGTACGTCCGTGTGATTCAACTGTTTGCCGCACAAACGGGTCTTCCTCTGCGTGAAGCATTGGAATATTTTTATCTTTCAGAAACGCATTATGAGATGGAACACGGCATTTCCGATATGCACTGTCGAAGCGATGGATATCTCGCGGAAGAATTGCAACTTGAAATGAATCGGTCGAAACAAAAATGA
- a CDS encoding glycosyltransferase family 39 protein — MIKNNAITKALFLIGTALFALLACKNLYVLIDKTVPLFSNRATAAKSLLLFSAVLVACAAVVYVVDRFCRRENAVPERKGTIKYYYIALFFIAYALRFVWISTVKTPQYSDFQLFYWITNNIASGSSRYTTDPYFYTWAYQAGFPAFMAPFAVLFPQNELALVYVNCLFEAGTVLCIFYLLRKFFSRKSAFVLSLVYLVFPFPYTLASVYTNQLSAVFFMYLGVCIAFSRIPLDGARCCVGAVCFAVGNMLRPEGILFFSGFAALLLFLTFHQNRDARSALSAKVTNSLLRRVLPLVLFCAVYLCLSAVISQLFVWANLNPNGLKNNFPLYKFATGLNASSTGQYTKEDATFLMSLDSDYDAKTRDAMTLDIIHKRLSIGPVKLAAHMWRKADVMWTDKQSTFPALAPFSDNDVISLGVSMRVVTLKNILTLIDGLYWLLLFLFGAFSQFRLFRRREVSPCLLFAVILFLGTFFVFSVVEVQKRYDYIMLPVLFLLAAVSLKSDRTKRAHKDCSYGILMYTF; from the coding sequence ATGATAAAGAACAACGCTATCACCAAAGCATTGTTCCTCATCGGCACCGCGCTGTTTGCCTTGCTGGCCTGTAAAAATCTGTATGTCCTCATCGATAAAACTGTTCCGTTGTTTTCCAATCGCGCTACCGCCGCGAAGTCGTTGCTGTTGTTTTCGGCTGTTTTGGTGGCGTGTGCCGCCGTCGTCTATGTGGTGGATCGGTTTTGCCGCAGAGAGAACGCCGTGCCCGAACGGAAAGGCACGATAAAATACTATTACATCGCGTTGTTCTTCATCGCCTATGCCTTGCGTTTTGTCTGGATCTCCACAGTCAAAACGCCGCAATACTCCGATTTTCAGCTCTTCTATTGGATCACAAACAACATTGCGTCTGGCAGTAGCCGGTATACGACCGATCCCTATTTTTACACCTGGGCCTATCAGGCCGGATTCCCCGCGTTTATGGCCCCTTTCGCCGTGTTATTCCCCCAAAACGAACTGGCGTTGGTATATGTGAACTGTCTGTTCGAGGCGGGTACCGTATTGTGTATCTTCTATCTGTTGCGTAAATTCTTTTCCCGAAAAAGTGCATTCGTCCTCAGTTTGGTCTATCTCGTCTTTCCCTTCCCTTATACCCTAGCCAGCGTTTACACGAACCAGCTGTCCGCCGTGTTCTTTATGTACCTCGGCGTCTGCATCGCGTTCTCGCGGATTCCGCTCGACGGGGCGCGGTGCTGTGTCGGCGCCGTTTGCTTTGCCGTCGGGAATATGCTGCGGCCGGAAGGCATTCTGTTTTTCAGCGGCTTCGCCGCTCTGTTGCTGTTTTTGACTTTCCATCAAAATCGGGACGCCCGGTCGGCCCTGTCTGCCAAAGTTACGAATTCCCTTCTGCGCCGTGTCCTGCCGCTTGTGCTCTTCTGCGCTGTTTATCTGTGTCTGAGCGCCGTGATCTCGCAACTTTTTGTCTGGGCAAACCTGAACCCGAATGGACTCAAAAACAACTTTCCGCTGTATAAGTTCGCTACGGGCCTCAACGCAAGCAGCACCGGGCAATATACCAAAGAGGACGCCACGTTTTTGATGAGTTTGGATAGCGATTACGACGCCAAAACACGGGATGCAATGACTCTGGATATCATCCATAAAAGGCTGTCAATTGGGCCTGTAAAGCTGGCCGCTCACATGTGGAGAAAAGCCGACGTCATGTGGACGGACAAACAGAGCACATTCCCCGCACTGGCCCCATTTTCTGACAACGACGTCATCTCCTTGGGTGTGAGCATGCGGGTTGTAACACTGAAAAACATCCTGACATTGATCGATGGGCTGTATTGGCTCTTGCTGTTTCTATTTGGCGCGTTTTCGCAATTTCGATTGTTCAGACGCAGGGAGGTCTCCCCATGTTTGCTCTTTGCGGTCATCCTGTTTCTGGGGACGTTTTTCGTTTTCAGTGTGGTCGAAGTGCAAAAGCGGTACGACTATATCATGCTGCCTGTGCTGTTCCTTCTGGCAGCCGTGTCGCTCAAGAGCGATCGAACAAAGCGCGCCCATAAGGATTGCTCTTATGGGATTTTGATGTATACTTTTTAA